CGGGTTCAATTTATTGGGGCTGGTTACGATGGGAGCCTTTTTGGCACTTGCCTGTTGAAGCGATTGGGCTACCATTTGTTGCGTTTGGTTTAGCAAGAGGATGGGGTAAAGTGGGTGGCTGGTTCTATTTAGGATCTCTACTTGGCACAGCTTTGACCGATGCCTACTTTTATGTGGTTGACCTGATCCCCTACTGGCGGAAGCTGATGCAGGTGGCTCCAGAAGCGGCTCGACCCATCTTCCAAGGAGCCATTGTTCAAATTCAGACCCCCTGGGGGATAGCAACCGCAGCAGCACTTGTTATTATTTTGGTGGTCGTAGGGTATTTGCCTTTGCGCTCCAGTCAGTTACACTGGTGGGCATTTGGAGGGGCAGTTTTAAGTACCATCTTTGTAGATGGTTTATTTTGGATTGCTGCCACCTTAGCCTAACTAAGGATATGATTTGAGTATCCTGGGCTAAATTTAGTGGCAAATTTGTTCAGGGCATCTGCATAGCATCCCTGAGAGGTCATCCGCTTGCAAAGCTCCACTGAATACGAGTGACACAGCTTGATTGCTATGAAGGATCACACCGTTCAGTGTTTGCAGGCTTGCACTAGCTTTAGCTAGGTACTTCAGGATGCATCATAGGGAAAGATTACTGGTTTCTTAGCCTGTGGTGACTTCACAACAACCCGTTCCCCACTTGATACTCCGTACAGAGTCAGGCAATCGTTACCTCTCACTCACTAGCAGCAATTGTTGGACTGTTGGTAGAGGGGAGGACAACAATTTTGTCTTGCCTGACCGTTGGATTTCCCGTAACCACGCGATGTTACAGCGAATGGAGACGGGCGAATTTTACCTGATTGATTTGGGAAGTCGAAATGGCTCTTTTGTCAATGGTCGTCGCGTGACGGTGCCGATCACGCTGCATAACGGCGATCACTTGACCTTTGGGCAGACCGAACTGGAGTTTTATTCCCCCGATGTCGAACATTTGACCGATCCCTCGGTTGGGATGGAGTCGTCTCAGGAATTTACGGCAACTGCCACGCTTCACGTTCGTCGGTTAATTTCGGTCTTGGTAGTCGATATCCGTGATTTTACGGTGATGACTCGCCAGCTTGACGAAAAAATTCTCTCTGAGGCGATTGGCACTTGGTTTCGCTGCGCGGGTGACATCATCCGTGAATATGGCAGTTGGGTTGATAAGTATATTGGCGACGCCATTATGGCGGTGTGGATTCACGGACCTCAGGGAGTTAGCCCGGAGGAGATGGTTCGCATTGCTCGCGCTTTGAGTGCCCTGCATAAGATGACCAGCCAACTCCATGAGCGTTATCCTTTGCCGTTTCCGGTGCGAGTTGGAGCCGGGTTAAATACGGGGTATGCCATGGTCGGTAATGCTGGAACGGGCGATCGCCCCGATTACACCGCTTTGGGCGACACGGTCAATGCGGCATTCCGGTTGGAATCCTCCACCAAGCAGATTGGTAAAGATGTGGCACTGGGCGAAACGACCTATCAATACCTGATGGAGTCTGGTGCAAACCCCAATTTGTTTAAGCAGCACAAGGTGATTATGAAGGGGTATGACACGCCCATGTTGACCTATGCTTGCTCCTTTGTTGACCTTGATGCTTTTCTTCAAACCAGCAAAAAGGTTTGAACTCCCCCTTTTCATTTGCGATCGAGATGCGATCGTTGCAAATCCCCCTAAATCAAAATTTATGTCGGCGCAAAAACACCCTCCTCAAGTGGTAGGCTCTAATAAGTGCTGTGTATAGATTTTGAAAGACATAAGCAATTGGATTGGGAGGGCTTAAATCAATGAAACGACTGGTTGGTGCGCTGATGGCATTGGGGCTATTAGTTGTCAGTTCTCTGGGATGGCTTGGATTGCCTCAGCCTGCAATGGCAGCCAATTGGAATGCCTTAACCTTTGGTCAATCGACACTGGTTATCGCAGAATCTCGCTACAACGTTGGTGAAAAGTTGGCAACGGGCAACAAAATTGACTTAAACAATACCAACGTACGCGCCTTTAGAGATTACCCCGGTATGTATCCCACTCTGGCGCGGATGATTCTCAAATACGCTCCGTTTGAAAGTATTGAAGATGTGTTTGATATGCCTGGGTTGACCGATCGCCAGAAGGAGATTCTCCAAGCAAATCTGGACAACTTTGTAGCTACCTCTCCTGAGGATGCTTTGGTAGAAGGGGGCGATCGCTTTAACAACGGTATTTATCGTTAGTTTTCAGCGCGATTAAAAGAACTTAACGTGATTAACCGTACTTAATTTGACGGTACTTCGGTCAAAGGTCAGCATTCCTGGGTTCAAATGTCTCACGAGAGGCACCCGACGAATGCTGACCTTCTACATTTGACTAAACCTTTTATAGATTGAGATGGGCGAGTATAATGCACCCACCTCAATTCAGATTACGGATGATTTAAAGTTGCCAGACTCACCATTACCGACTCAGTTTGATGTCCTTGTTGTAGGTGGAGGCGCGGCTGGGTTATATGCTGCTCTTTGCCTTCCACCTCAGTTTCGAGTGGGCTTAATCACAAAAGATGCCTTGTCCTTATCGGCAAGTGACTGGGCGCAGGGCGGTATTGCGGCGGCGATCGCCCCAGACGACTCTCCTCAATTTCATCTGGAGGATACGCTGAAGGCTGGTGTTGGCTTGTGTGAACCGGAAGCCGTGAAGCTCTTGGTTGAGCGTGCCCCCAGTTGTGTGCGATCGCTGGTTGAGATGGGGGTTGCTTTCGATCGCAAGGGTGCTGATTTGGCGTTGACCTTAGAAGCGGCTCACTCTCACCATCGCGTCTTACATGCGGCTGATACAACGGGTCGAGCGGTAATTACGACTTTAACAGCTCAGGTTCTAGCGCGTGAGAATATTCAAGTGTTTTCACAAGCCTTTGCTCTTGATTTATGGATGCAAGGCTCCCAATGTAGGGGAGCGAGTATCGTTTATCAGAACAAGTTTGTCTGGCTTCAGGCAAAGGCAGTGGTGCTGGCAACCGGAGGTGGGGGACAGGTGTTTGCCCAAACCACAAACCCTGAGCTGAGCACTGGAGATGGAGTAGCCATGGCATGGCGATCGGGGGCTGAGCTACGCGATCTGGAATTTGTGCAGTTTCACCCCACTGCGTTGACCAAG
The window above is part of the Oscillatoria sp. FACHB-1407 genome. Proteins encoded here:
- a CDS encoding DUF3120 domain-containing protein translates to MLYLAPSKEVPLPIPQARFHKTWWMLAAAVFLVSVPVFIQAPLVREVPWLSLGLTPGFVGLGLWLRSRSASFIWGDLLIGFSWTWLAGSIYWGWLRWEPFWHLPVEAIGLPFVAFGLARGWGKVGGWFYLGSLLGTALTDAYFYVVDLIPYWRKLMQVAPEAARPIFQGAIVQIQTPWGIATAAALVIILVVVGYLPLRSSQLHWWAFGGAVLSTIFVDGLFWIAATLA
- a CDS encoding adenylate/guanylate cyclase domain-containing protein → MTSQQPVPHLILRTESGNRYLSLTSSNCWTVGRGEDNNFVLPDRWISRNHAMLQRMETGEFYLIDLGSRNGSFVNGRRVTVPITLHNGDHLTFGQTELEFYSPDVEHLTDPSVGMESSQEFTATATLHVRRLISVLVVDIRDFTVMTRQLDEKILSEAIGTWFRCAGDIIREYGSWVDKYIGDAIMAVWIHGPQGVSPEEMVRIARALSALHKMTSQLHERYPLPFPVRVGAGLNTGYAMVGNAGTGDRPDYTALGDTVNAAFRLESSTKQIGKDVALGETTYQYLMESGANPNLFKQHKVIMKGYDTPMLTYACSFVDLDAFLQTSKKV
- the psbU gene encoding photosystem II complex extrinsic protein PsbU — translated: MKRLVGALMALGLLVVSSLGWLGLPQPAMAANWNALTFGQSTLVIAESRYNVGEKLATGNKIDLNNTNVRAFRDYPGMYPTLARMILKYAPFESIEDVFDMPGLTDRQKEILQANLDNFVATSPEDALVEGGDRFNNGIYR